A part of Acidobacteriota bacterium genomic DNA contains:
- a CDS encoding haloacid dehalogenase — protein sequence MAPEAGTAPRIEWERIRVVGIDLMDTLIVDPFREALAEATGERIEDLEGLVDRGAWPAFELGEIDEEGYAARYFLPGSGRTLDAARLRRALFRRYRFVPGMRDLARAIARVRPVHVLSNYSPWYEAIRERFELDLFASGHHPSYEVGARKPDPEYFLRVARRIGVRPSAILFVDDRERNVRGAASLGIPSLRFDSATQLRRDLRPLLRGARG from the coding sequence GTGGCACCGGAGGCGGGCACGGCCCCACGGATCGAGTGGGAGCGGATCCGCGTGGTCGGCATCGACCTGATGGACACCCTCATCGTCGACCCGTTCCGGGAGGCGCTCGCCGAGGCGACCGGGGAGCGCATCGAGGATCTCGAGGGCCTCGTCGACCGGGGCGCTTGGCCGGCGTTCGAGCTCGGCGAGATCGACGAGGAGGGGTACGCCGCGCGCTACTTCCTGCCGGGCAGCGGCCGGACGCTCGACGCGGCGAGGCTCCGGCGGGCCCTCTTCCGGCGCTACCGGTTCGTCCCGGGGATGCGCGACCTCGCCCGGGCGATCGCCCGCGTCCGGCCGGTTCACGTGCTGTCGAACTACAGCCCCTGGTACGAAGCGATCCGCGAGCGCTTCGAGCTCGACCTCTTCGCCTCCGGACACCACCCCTCGTACGAGGTCGGAGCGCGCAAGCCCGATCCGGAGTACTTCCTCCGCGTCGCGCGTCGGATCGGCGTTCGTCCCTCGGCGATCCTGTTCGTCGATGACCGCGAACGCAACGTCCGGGGGGCGGCGAGTCTCGGGATCCCCTCGCTGAGGTTCGACAGCGCTACGCAGTTGCGCCGCGATCTGCGCCCGCTTCTCCGCGGCGCCCGGGGGTGA
- a CDS encoding heavy-metal-associated domain-containing protein: MARPNRRVPGWAVGLVLAGLLLMAAGWLAGRAGDSGSQPAAAAAEQVFFRVPGLNCTGCEREVRQGLAQLDGVIDVEASFRARTALVTYDPRRIRPEAIARAISRLGYDAVEEDPPVLKVSR, from the coding sequence ATGGCTCGACCCAACCGACGTGTCCCGGGCTGGGCGGTCGGCCTCGTGCTCGCCGGTCTGCTGCTGATGGCGGCGGGCTGGCTGGCCGGCCGGGCCGGAGACTCCGGGAGCCAGCCGGCCGCGGCGGCGGCCGAGCAGGTGTTCTTCCGCGTCCCGGGGCTGAACTGCACCGGGTGCGAGCGCGAAGTCCGGCAGGGACTCGCCCAGCTCGATGGCGTCATCGACGTCGAGGCCTCGTTCCGGGCGCGAACGGCGCTCGTCACCTACGACCCCCGCCGGATCCGGCCCGAGGCGATCGCGAGAGCCATCAGCCGCCTCGGCTACGACGCCGTCGAGGAAGACCCGCCCGTTCTCAAGGTTTCCCGCTGA